Proteins co-encoded in one Streptomyces sp. SLBN-31 genomic window:
- the rbsK gene encoding ribokinase, with protein sequence MTHIVVLGSTNMDLVTYVEKPPQRGETVTGREFRTVPGGKGANQAIAAAHAGATVSMIGAVGTDVYGPRLRATLEGSGVDTDLLRTIEGPSGTAHIVVDDEGGNAIVVIPGANGTVDHLAPGDEALIASADTLLLQLEVPMPAVVAGARAARAHGVRTVLTPAPAQPLPAELLAATDLLVPNEYEAITLTGRTDAVEAAIALLDSVPAVVVTLGAAGSLYVARGAQPLAVPAPQVTAVDSTGAGDTFVGALATALGEERPIREALRWAAAAAALSVQRPGASASMPYRSEIEAQYTS encoded by the coding sequence ATGACCCACATCGTCGTGCTGGGCAGCACGAACATGGACCTCGTCACCTACGTCGAGAAGCCGCCGCAGCGCGGAGAGACCGTGACGGGACGGGAGTTCCGCACGGTCCCCGGCGGCAAGGGCGCCAACCAGGCGATCGCCGCGGCCCACGCGGGCGCCACCGTCTCGATGATCGGCGCGGTCGGCACCGACGTGTACGGCCCCCGGCTGCGCGCCACCCTCGAAGGCTCGGGTGTCGACACCGATCTGCTGCGCACCATCGAGGGCCCCTCCGGCACCGCCCACATCGTCGTCGACGACGAGGGCGGCAACGCGATCGTCGTGATTCCCGGCGCGAACGGCACCGTCGACCACCTCGCCCCCGGCGACGAGGCCCTGATCGCCTCCGCCGACACCCTGCTCCTCCAACTGGAGGTCCCGATGCCGGCGGTCGTCGCGGGCGCGCGGGCCGCCCGCGCCCACGGCGTCCGCACCGTCCTGACCCCCGCCCCCGCCCAGCCCCTGCCGGCCGAACTCCTCGCCGCCACGGACCTGTTGGTGCCCAACGAGTACGAGGCGATCACCCTCACCGGCCGTACCGACGCCGTCGAGGCGGCCATCGCCCTGCTGGACAGCGTCCCGGCAGTGGTCGTCACGCTCGGCGCTGCGGGCAGCCTGTACGTCGCGCGCGGCGCCCAACCCCTCGCCGTTCCCGCGCCGCAGGTGACCGCCGTGGACTCCACGGGCGCGGGCGACACCTTCGTCGGCGCTCTCGCCACGGCCCTCGGCGAGGAGCGGCCGATCCGCGAGGCCCTGAGGTGGGCCGCCGCCGCGGCGGCACTCTCCGTCCAGCGCCCGGGCGCCTCCGCGTCGATGCCGTACCGCTCAGAGATCGAGGCCCAGTACACGTCATGA
- a CDS encoding CaiB/BaiF CoA-transferase family protein, producing MTTTPAPRTAPLTGLRVLDLATLFAGPLAATMLGDFGAEVIKVEHPKKPDPSRGHGPSKDGIGLWWKILGRNKRTITLDLSKKGGRATLLRLAAEADVMIENFRPGTLEKWDLGWPELSAANPRLVLTRVTAFGQFGPYAHRPGFGTLAEAMSGFAAITGEPDAPPTLPPFGLADSITGLATAYAVMTALAARDRTGEGQVVDMAIIEPILTVLGPQPTWYDQLGYVQRRTGNRSANNAPRNAYRTADGTWVAVSTSAQSIAERLMRLVGRPDLIDEPWFATGADRAAHADVLDEAVGSWIAACTRTEVLAAFEKAEAAVAPIQDVRDVLTDPQYQALDTVTTLDDPDLGPLRMQNVLFRLSDTPGAIRWAGRAHGADTTEVLTELGLTTAELTALREEGAV from the coding sequence ATGACCACGACCCCCGCCCCCCGCACCGCCCCGCTCACCGGTCTGCGCGTCCTCGACCTCGCCACCCTCTTCGCCGGTCCCCTCGCCGCCACCATGCTCGGCGACTTCGGCGCGGAGGTGATCAAGGTCGAGCACCCCAAAAAGCCCGACCCCTCACGAGGGCACGGCCCGTCGAAGGACGGCATCGGCCTGTGGTGGAAGATCCTCGGCCGCAACAAGCGCACGATCACCCTCGACCTGTCCAAGAAGGGCGGCCGGGCCACCCTGCTGCGGCTCGCGGCCGAGGCAGACGTGATGATCGAGAACTTCCGCCCCGGCACCCTGGAGAAATGGGACCTCGGCTGGCCGGAGCTCTCCGCCGCCAACCCCCGTCTGGTCCTCACCCGCGTCACCGCATTCGGCCAGTTCGGCCCCTACGCCCACCGTCCCGGCTTCGGCACCCTCGCCGAGGCGATGAGCGGCTTCGCCGCGATCACCGGCGAGCCCGACGCCCCGCCGACGCTGCCGCCCTTCGGCCTCGCCGACTCCATCACCGGCCTGGCGACGGCGTACGCCGTCATGACGGCCCTCGCCGCCCGCGACCGTACCGGTGAGGGCCAGGTCGTCGACATGGCGATCATCGAACCGATCCTCACCGTCCTCGGCCCCCAGCCGACCTGGTACGACCAGCTCGGCTACGTCCAGCGGCGCACCGGCAACCGCTCCGCCAACAACGCCCCGCGCAACGCCTACCGCACGGCCGACGGCACCTGGGTCGCCGTCTCCACCTCGGCCCAGTCGATCGCGGAACGGCTGATGCGTCTGGTGGGCAGGCCCGACCTGATCGACGAGCCCTGGTTCGCGACGGGCGCCGACCGCGCCGCACACGCCGACGTCCTCGACGAGGCGGTCGGCAGCTGGATCGCCGCCTGCACCCGCACCGAGGTGCTGGCCGCCTTCGAGAAGGCGGAGGCGGCGGTCGCCCCCATCCAGGACGTACGGGACGTGCTGACCGACCCGCAATACCAGGCCCTCGACACCGTCACCACCCTCGACGACCCCGACCTGGGCCCGCTGCGCATGCAGAACGTCCTCTTCCGGCTCTCCGACACACCCGGCGCGATCCGCTGGGCGGGCCGCGCGCACGGCGCTGACACGACGGAGGTCCTCACCGAACTGGGCCTGACGACGGCCGAGTTGACGGCCCTGCGCGAGGAGGGCGCCGTATGA